A genome region from Cardiocondyla obscurior isolate alpha-2009 linkage group LG14, Cobs3.1, whole genome shotgun sequence includes the following:
- the LOC139108187 gene encoding uncharacterized protein, with amino-acid sequence MSFIEEDIVRKAQLKTKAASIPLLGIGGLYSGRTRGVVSIYLQSIYDSSSCCNIQTYILPRLTTKLPPCHANKDSWSHIAHLPLADPDFACPGMINIIIGADHFGSIIKEGLIHGDISEPIAQNTIFGWVLSGPISASLDNHQMRQVYHCNVDLELKELLSRFWLQEEVTNKATSVRTPEEEDCERHFLSTHQRDSKGRYVVRLPLKKDPNVLGDSKKRAICCLNRLTQRFSKDPTLYQLYTDFLNEYKEMGHMILNTETGSSSPSYYLPHHGVIREDSKTTKLRVVFNGSSRTDSSYSLNDILHSGPKLQNEIKEILLWIRTHRILFSTDIVKMFRQINLHPDDWNLQQILWRESSGQLNVYKLTTVTYGLSCAPYLALRSLNQLVIDEGQQYPLAVVPLTKGRYVDDIFGGAEDLTEARTIIDQLIHLCNAGQFPLQKWCSNYSEILPFSERGTSKLVKSDPAFDKILGFNWDSENDTFRFSVKHATTTIYTKRMIASDIARLYVPLGICSPVLIKAKFILQELWCLKTGWDEPIPSELLDRWNFFRKQLLNLNTLTVPRWLKGIRSASSIQLHGFSDASQLAMAAVIYVRVCNNNGLISSQLVCSKTKVAPIKRLSIPRLKLTAALLLARLLKETLKALEIPEISTYCWTDSSVALTWINSPPSRWKEYVQNRVAAIHEILPETSWKFVPGKENPADCATRGISSDKFSQNNLWWMGTNWLIKPPEFWPTVPEKIHSTSNINFEIRPGNVMLTAAQPPSLWSLLNKYSSLRKLARIVAICRRFIRRIKKQTETSPLHYPIDPSEIQESIKLLIGYVQRKCFPNEIRMISQNEQLPRSNPLVRLTPFLDKDGFLRVGGRIQNAPVDTETKHPLILPKISPLTTLIIDDAHVKTLHGGTQLTLSYIRSKYWILSGRVPVRSHILRCIRCARYRGQRAQQLMGRLPVDRVTPSRPFLNTGLDYAGPFSLKTWRGRAARSYKGYLAIFVCLSTSAVHIEIVTDYTKEAFIAAFKRFSGRRGISATIRSDCGTNFIGADSELRHLFNSTSKELREIANLLANDGTKWIFNPPAAPHMGGKWEAAVKSTKFHLRRVLGDTLLTYEELNTIIIQIEAVLNSRPLCPLSEDVSDLSALTPAHFLIGQPLTVVPEPDLSTVPAARLTRWQLLRSKVDQFWKRWSSECLQRYQAISKWHHPTNTIKEGSLVLIIDERYPPGKWPLARVTKIHPGADGLTRVVSLKTASSSFTRPINKICILPVCSNENHSTSPLSKAGGKC; translated from the coding sequence ATGTCATTCATAGAAGAAGATATAGTAAGAAAGGCACAGTTGAAAACGAAAGCCGCTTCAATACCTTTACTCGGTATCGGAGGCTTATATTCAGGGCGAACGAGAGGAGTGGTTTCTATATATTTGCAGTCTATCTATGATTCGTCATCATGTTGCAATATTCAGACATATATTTTACCTCGTTTAACGACAAAGCTACCGCCCTGTCATGCAAATAAAGATTCTTGGTCACACATTGCTCATCTTCCTCTTGCAGATCCGGATTTCGCGTGTCCTGGgatgattaatataattataggAGCAGATCATTTTGGATCTATAATTAAGGAAGGGTTGATACACGGTGACATTTCAGAACCCATTGCACAAAATACTATTTTTGGATGGGTTCTTTCAGGGCCTATTTCAGCAAGCCTCGATAATCATCAGATGAGACAAGTATATCACTGCAACGTAGATCtggaattaaaagaattattaagtAGATTTTGGTTACAAGAAGAAGTAACAAACAAGGCTACTTCAGTTCGCACTCCGGAAGAAGAGGATTGTGAACGTCATTTCTTATCTACCCACCAACGTGATTCAAAGGGTAGATATGTGGTGAGACTCCCCTTAAAGAAAGATCCAAACGTTTTAGGAGATTCAAAGAAACGAGCGATTTGCTGTCTAAACAGACTCACACAACGTTTTTCTAAGGATCCAACGCTATATCAACTTTATACAGATTTTTTGAATGAGTACAAAGAAATGGGACATATGATATTAAATACGGAAACTGGTTCATCATCTCCTTCATACTATTTGCCTCATCACGGTGTAATCCGTGAAGACAGTAAGACTACCAAATTAAGAGTGGTCTTCAATGGATCCAGTCGCACAGATTCTTCTTACTCTTTGAATGACATTCTTCATTCAGGACCGaaactacaaaatgaaattaaagaaattcttCTGTGGATTAGAACgcatcgaattttattttccacggACATAGTGAAAATGTTCCGTCAAATCAACCTTCACCCAGATGATTGGAATTTGCAGCAGATTCTTTGGCGAGAATCCAGTGGGCAGCTAAACGTCTACAAGCTGACAACAGTCACCTACGGTCTGAGTTGTGCCCCCTATTTAGCTCTCAGATCACTGAATCAGCTGGTTATTGATGAAGGTCAACAATACCCCTTGGCCGTTGTTCCATTGACCAAAGGGAGGTACGTTGACGACATTTTTGGCGGTGCTGAAGATTTGACTGAAGCAAGAACCATTATCGATCAATTAATTCATCTATGCAATGCTGGGCAGTTTCCTTTACAGAAGTGGTGCAGCAATTACTCGGAGATCTTACCATTTAGTGAAAGGGGAACATCAAAATTAGTAAAATCCGATCCTGCCTTTGATAAAATTCTAGGTTTTAATTGGGATTCTGAAAACGACACGTTTCGTTTTTCGGTTAAACATGCAACTACTACAATCTATACTAAAAGAATGATAGCGTCAGATATAGCGCGGTTGTATGTTCCATTAGGAATCTGTTCACCAGTTTTAATAAAGGCAAAGTTTATTTTACAGGAACTATGGTGTCTGAAGACAGGTTGGGACGAACCTATTCCCTCTGAATTATTAGATCGATGGAATTTTTTCCGCAAACAactattgaatttaaatacattaacaGTTCCAAGATGGCTTAAAGGGATACGTTCTGCTTCTTCAATTCAACTACACGGATTTTCGGACGCTTCCCAGCTTGCAATGGCGGCTGTAATTTATGTGAGAGTATGCAATAACAACGGGTTAATTTCGTCACAATTGGTATGTTCCAAAACCAAAGTCGCACCAATTAAACGGTTGAGCATACCGAGATTAAAGCTCACAGCTGCCTTGTTGCTTGCACGCCTGTTAAAGGAAACTCTGAAGGCGTTAGAGATCCCTGAAATTTCTACATATTGTTGGACTGATTCATCAGTTGCACTTACATGGATTAATTCTCCGCCTTCTCGGTGGAAGGAATATGTCCAAAACCGCGTCGCAGCAATACACGAAATTTTACCTGAAACATCATGGAAATTCGTGCCTGGTAAAGAAAATCCGGCTGACTGTGCAACAAGGGGCATCTCGTCAGACAAGTtttctcaaaataatttatggtGGATGGGAACGAACTGGCTTATAAAACCTCCTGAGTTTTGGCCAACTGTACCTGAAAAAATTCATTCAACATCTAAcatcaattttgaaattaGACCAGGCAACGTCATGTTGACAGCTGCGCAACCACCTTCCCTTTGGAGCTTACTCAATAAATATTCGTCGCTAAGAAAACTAGCTAGAATCGTCGCCATATGTCGTCGATTTATTCGCAGAATAAAGAAGCAAACGGAAACCTCACCATTGCATTATCCTATAGATCCTTCAGAGATCCAAGAAAGCATTAAACTTTTGATTGGATACGTACAACGAAAATGTTTTCCGAATGAAATTCGAATGATATCTCAAAATGAACAATTACCGAGGTCTAACCCTTTGGTTCGCCTTACACCTTTCCTTGATAAAGACGGTTTTTTAAGAGTTGGTGGGAGAATACAGAATGCTCCGGTGGATACGGAGACTAAGCATCCCTTAATATTGCCGAAAATTTCTCCTCTCACCACCTTAATTATAGACGACGCTCATGTAAAGACTCTTCATGGGGGAACTCAATTGACCTTGAGTTATATCCGTTCAAAATATTGGATTTTAAGCGGAAGGGTTCCGGTTCGTTCGCATATATTACGATGTATTAGATGCGCAAGATATCGAGGTCAGAGAGCTCAGCAATTAATGGGACGTCTTCCAGTGGACCGAGTTACACCATCTCGCCCTTTTCTAAATACTGGCTTAGATTATGCTGGACCGTTTTCTCTGAAAACTTGGAGAGGGCGGGCGGCACGTTCTTATAAGGGCTATTTGGCAATCTTTGTTTGTTTATCGACTTCTGCTGTACATATAGAGATTGTTACAGATTATACCAAGGAGGCATTTATAGCAGCCTTTAAAAGATTTTCGGGAAGGCGAGGTATTAGTGCAACGATAAGAAGTGATTGCGGCACTAATTTCATTGGTGCTGACTCTGAGTTAAGACATCTATTTAACTCAACTTCTAAAGAGCTAAGAGAAATTGCTAATTTACTGGCTAATGATGGTACCAAATGGATATTTAATCCACCGGCGGCTCCTCATATGGGAGGCAAGTGGGAAGCCGCCGTGAAATCAACTAAATTTCATCTACGTAGAGTGTTAGGGGATACACTCCTGACATACGAAGAGCTTAACACTATCATTATACAAATCGAAGCGGTGCTTAACTCAAGACCGTTATGCCCACTATCAGAAGATGTTTCAGATCTTTCAGCCTTGACTCCAGCACATTTTCTAATAGGACAGCCGCTCACAGTCGTACCAGAACCTGATCTGTCAACAGTTCCTGCAGCGCGTTTAACTCGTTGGCAACTACTAAGAAGTAaggttgaccagttttggaagcGATGGTCATCAGAATGCTTACAACGCTACCAAGCTATTTCAAAATGGCACCATCCTACGAACACAATAAAGGAAGGGTCCTTGGTACTCATCATTGACGAGCGTTACCCCCCTGGCAAATGGCCATTAGCCAGGGTCACAAAGATTCATCCAGGAGCTGACGGTTTGACTAGAGTGGTTTCGTTGAAAACTGCATCGTCGTCCTTCACGAGACCAATCAACAAGATCTGCATCCTACCTGTTTGCTCGAACGAGAATCATTCGACAAGCCCGTTGTCGAAGGCGGGCGGGAAATGTTGA
- the LOC139108188 gene encoding uncharacterized protein, whose translation MANIELRINLQRSRFKLIEEAADFNETESLLSSRPLLQTRLNMLDQNWSKFQAEHEILCHSHGDLLTEHLYLKERLFERCQAFYVYSRARILTLLEEIETLAMPSSSEHSEKETPSSLLPRSALPRIKLPNFSGEYKSWRSFHDLFKSMIFFNTELSNVEKMHYLKTCLSGEAAKLVSNLSASGENFSVAWTLLTSRYENKRFLITTQLDRIFNLKPLKTKNAKGLRSLQTTILEALGALGALDCAVQSWDPLLLHLLTRLLDPDTREAWEVEIGPSNTYPTMAQFEEFLGGRVRALEHLQSSAESGKSKELQRSTTQFSHRLNTRNIAHAIASNSVPSTSSCILCKEAHFFLKCDRYRSLNANQRKELIMKHRKCFNCLGAHTVNQCRVTKRCLVCGRRHHTSLHTNTFVASKGKNLTADSEQSSSTTD comes from the coding sequence ATGGCAAATATCgaattaagaattaatctGCAACGAAgccgatttaaattaatagaagaaGCAGCGGACTTTAACGAAACTGAGAGCCTACTTTCCAGTCGACCATTGTTACAAACCCGTTTAAACATGTTAGACCAAAATTGGTCAAAATTTCAAGCTGAGCATGAAATCCTTTGCCATTCTCATGGAGATTTACTGACCGAGCATCTTTATTTGAAGGAGCGACTATTTGAAAGATGCCAAGCCTTTTACGTATATTCAAGAGCAAGAATTCTCACTCTACTTGAAGAAATAGAAACGTTGGCAATGCCATCCAGTTCAGAGCATTCAGAAAAGGAGACACCATCTTCTTTGTTACCACGTAGTGCATTACCAAGGATTAAACTACCCAACTTTTCTGGAGAATATAAATCCTGGAGATCATTTCACGATCTTTTTAAGTCTATGATTTTCTTCAATACGGAATTGTCTAATGTCGAGAAAATGCACTATTTAAAGACCTGCCTCTCTGGAGAAGCAGCTAAACTTGTTAGTAACTTGTCAGCGTCTGGAGAAAACTTCTCAGTAGCTTGGACATTGTTAACTTCAAGATATGAGAATAAGCGTTTCCTGATTACCACGCAATTAGACAGAATTTTTAACTTGAAGCCACTAAAAACTAAGAATGCTAAAGGGCTGCGATCATTACAAACTACGATTCTGGAGGCTCTAGGAGCTCTGGGGGCTCTTGATTGTGCAGTTCAATCTTGGGATCCGTTGTTATTACACCTACTTACTCGTCTTTTAGATCCAGACACTAGGGAAGCATGGGAAGTTGAAATCGGGCCGTCGAACACGTATCCTACCATGGCTCAGTTTGAAGAGTTTTTAGGTGGACGAGTTAGAGCTCTCGAACATTTACAATCATCTGCAGAATCAGGAAAATCTAAAGAGTTACAACGATCGACTACTCAGTTCTCTCATCGACTTAATACCAGAAATATAGCACATGCTATTGCTTCCAATTCGGTTCCTTCTACGTCAAGTTGTATATTATGTAAAGAAGCTCACTTCTTCCTAAAATGCGATCGCTATCGAAGTCTCAATGCTAATCAAAGGAAGGAATTGATAATGAAACACAGAAAATGTTTCAACTGTCTTGGAGCCCATACCGTAAACCAATGCAGAGTAACAAAACGCTGTTTAGTATGTGGAAGAAGACATCATACTTCCTTACACACTAACACATTTGTTGCTTCAAAAGGGAAAAATCTAACTGCAGATTCTGAGCAATCATCTTCAACAACAGATTGA